Proteins encoded within one genomic window of Gammaproteobacteria bacterium:
- a CDS encoding amidase — protein MTDAPDTTRREFIRTGAMLAGAALMPPGAVAAGISRGAMRDYLSQDATGLAALLKRGEVSAAELLELAIARTEAVNPAINAICRKHYEAARAALKSIDPRAPLAGVPFLLKDLGVQLKGTVTSNGSRFFADRVATHTSTVVQRYQAAGLNIFGKTASPEFGMLPNTISTLWGRTLNPWNPEYSAGGSSGGAAAAVAAGIVPVAHATDGGGSIRFPAALCGLVGLKPTRARTPLGPDKSEGWAGLSCGHVVSRSVRDTALLLDLTQGPEPGAAYWPPAPAGRYVSELEREPARLRIAVVTQSPLGSAVHQDCLDAVRKAVDLCRSLGHELHETVLPESFVRYADNVGPLPLVGASLQIRDRARELGREPGAEDLEPVVLAVYHQSARIGAVDYEAARQAIQRLGFAMSRFMQDFDVLLMPVSPRPPWKVGDFTLDLPLDKFLASMTGCSDFTVLYNCTGQPAITLPLHWNAAGMPVGTMFGARYGDEATLLRLAAQLERVAPWGGHMSPLFAEALQG, from the coding sequence ATGACCGACGCACCCGATACCACACGCCGCGAATTCATCCGCACCGGCGCCATGCTGGCTGGCGCGGCCCTGATGCCTCCCGGCGCCGTCGCTGCGGGTATCTCTCGCGGGGCGATGCGTGATTATCTGTCGCAGGACGCCACCGGGCTCGCCGCGCTGCTGAAGCGTGGTGAGGTATCCGCTGCCGAGCTGCTCGAGCTCGCGATCGCGCGCACCGAGGCCGTCAATCCCGCCATCAACGCCATCTGCCGCAAGCACTACGAGGCGGCCCGCGCGGCGCTGAAGTCGATCGACCCGAGGGCGCCGCTGGCCGGCGTGCCGTTCCTGCTGAAGGACCTCGGCGTGCAGCTGAAGGGCACGGTAACCAGCAACGGCTCGCGTTTCTTCGCGGACCGCGTGGCCACCCATACCAGCACGGTGGTGCAACGCTACCAGGCGGCAGGCCTCAACATCTTCGGCAAGACGGCCTCACCCGAGTTCGGCATGTTGCCGAATACCATCTCGACGCTGTGGGGCAGGACGCTCAACCCCTGGAACCCGGAGTATTCCGCGGGGGGCAGCTCGGGCGGTGCCGCTGCCGCCGTGGCCGCGGGCATCGTGCCTGTGGCGCACGCGACCGATGGCGGTGGCTCGATCCGTTTTCCGGCAGCCTTGTGCGGACTCGTCGGCCTGAAGCCCACGCGCGCGCGTACGCCACTCGGTCCCGACAAGAGCGAGGGCTGGGCCGGCCTCTCCTGCGGACATGTGGTCTCGCGTTCCGTGCGCGACACGGCGCTGCTGCTCGACCTCACGCAGGGCCCCGAGCCCGGTGCGGCCTACTGGCCGCCGGCGCCGGCGGGCCGCTATGTGAGCGAACTCGAACGCGAGCCCGCCCGGCTGCGCATCGCCGTCGTCACGCAGTCGCCGCTCGGCAGTGCCGTGCACCAGGACTGCCTCGATGCGGTGCGCAAGGCGGTCGACCTGTGCCGTTCGCTGGGCCACGAACTGCACGAGACCGTCCTGCCCGAGTCGTTCGTCCGCTATGCCGACAACGTCGGGCCGCTGCCACTCGTCGGCGCCAGCCTGCAGATCCGCGACCGTGCCCGTGAGCTCGGCCGGGAGCCCGGCGCGGAGGATCTCGAACCCGTGGTGCTCGCCGTGTACCACCAGTCCGCCAGGATCGGCGCCGTGGACTACGAAGCCGCACGCCAGGCGATACAACGCCTGGGCTTCGCGATGAGCCGCTTCATGCAGGACTTCGATGTGCTGCTGATGCCGGTTTCGCCACGCCCGCCGTGGAAGGTGGGCGATTTCACCCTCGACCTTCCCCTCGACAAGTTTCTCGCCAGCATGACGGGCTGCAGCGATTTCACCGTGCTCTACAACTGCACCGGCCAGCCCGCCATCACCCTGCCGCTGCACTGGAACGCTGCGGGCATGCCGGTCGGCACGATGTTCGGCGCCCGCTACGGCGACGAGGCGACGCTGCTGCGCCTGGCGGCTCAACTCGAGCGAGTGGCGCCGTGGGGTGGGCACATGAGTCCGCTGTTCGCGGAGGCGCTGCAAGGGTAG
- a CDS encoding SDR family oxidoreductase, translated as MTDGVLIAGATRGTGLEVARLLAARSEAVTVLVRPTSGLQDLQQLPVRLCRGDVLDPQAVQAAVASGTFRAIVCTVGGKRGEPRPDYQGTRNLVDAARAAGIRRFVFVTAVGAGDSRPSVHPKVLEFLGPVLDEKTRGEDYLTASGLEYTILRPGGMGDDPASGTAVLTEDRSVMGVINRADLARLVVRCLDDPATIGHTFHAFDPAIKRQPPLQRGEDLPGGRIG; from the coding sequence GTGACCGATGGAGTATTGATTGCCGGCGCCACCCGTGGCACCGGACTCGAGGTGGCGCGCCTGCTGGCCGCGCGAAGCGAGGCGGTCACCGTCCTGGTGCGGCCGACTTCCGGCCTGCAGGACCTGCAGCAGCTGCCGGTCAGGCTCTGCCGCGGCGATGTACTGGATCCGCAGGCAGTGCAGGCGGCGGTGGCGTCCGGGACGTTCCGCGCCATCGTCTGCACCGTGGGCGGCAAGCGCGGCGAACCGCGGCCCGACTACCAGGGCACGCGCAACCTCGTGGATGCGGCCAGGGCGGCCGGCATCCGCCGCTTCGTGTTCGTCACCGCCGTGGGCGCCGGCGACAGCCGCCCGAGCGTTCACCCGAAGGTGCTGGAATTCCTCGGCCCGGTGCTCGATGAGAAGACCCGGGGCGAAGACTACCTGACGGCCAGCGGCCTCGAGTACACCATCCTGCGGCCGGGCGGCATGGGCGACGATCCGGCGAGTGGAACGGCCGTGCTCACCGAGGACCGCAGCGTCATGGGCGTCATCAACCGGGCCGACCTCGCCCGCCTGGTCGTCCGCTGTCTGGATGATCCCGCCACGATCGGCCACACCTTCCATGCCTTCGATCCGGCCATCAAGCGGCAGCCACCCCTGCAGCGGGGCGAGGATCTGCCCGGCGGCCGGATCGGCTGA